In Carassius gibelio isolate Cgi1373 ecotype wild population from Czech Republic chromosome B17, carGib1.2-hapl.c, whole genome shotgun sequence, a single window of DNA contains:
- the LOC127975858 gene encoding claudin-20, whose product MASTGTQIFAFVLALLGILGATVATLLPNWKVSADVGSNIITAISQMQGLWMDCTWYSTGMFSCTLKYSVLALPAYLQTARTTMVLSCVLAALGLCLASVGLKCTRWGGGRRAKRHAAMAAGTCFLASGFLCLVPASWYTNEVIVSFLDANVPESNKFEPGGAVYVAFISSGFLFVGGSIFCLSCPGKRHGHQDLVLLPPDKLLLQQQQQLLQQQQQQDQLQHQYCSLSPLDNKTGYSLQDYV is encoded by the coding sequence ATGGCGTCCACGGGCACGCAGATCTTCGCCTTCGTGCTGGCATTGCTAGGCATCCTAGGTGCCACGGTGGCCACGTTACTGCCTAACTGGAAGGTGAGCGCGGATGTTGGCTCCAACATCATCACTGCCATCTCACAGATGCAGGGGCTGTGGATGGACTGCACCTGGTACAGCACTGGCATGTTTAGCTGTACCCTAAAATACTCTGTGCTGGCGCTGCCCGCATACCTCCAGACGGCACGCACCACCATGGTGCTCTCCTGTGTGCTGGCAGCGCTGGGATTGTGTTTGGCCTCCGTGGGTTTAAAGTGCACTCGCTGGGGTGGGGGACGGCGTGCTAAACGTCACGCTGCCATGGCCGCCGGCACCTGCTTTCTGGCCTCTGGCTTTCTCTGCCTTGTTCCTGCCTCCTGGTACACAAATGAGGTTATTGTCAGTTTCCTGGATGCCAACGTGCCAGAAAGCAACAAGTTCGAGCCAGGCGGTGCCGTCTACGTAGCGTTCATCTCATCTGGTTTCCTTTTCGTGGGTGGATCCATTTTCTGTCTGTCCTGCCCGGGGAAGCGACACGGCCACCAGGATTTGGTACTTCTCCCTCCGGACAAACTCctcctgcagcagcagcagcaactgctgcaacaacagcagcagcaggacCAGCTCCAGCACCAGTACTGCTCTCTCTCCCCGCTGGACAACAAGACTGGCTACAGCCTGCAGGACTATGTATAG